A part of Phoenix dactylifera cultivar Barhee BC4 chromosome 2, palm_55x_up_171113_PBpolish2nd_filt_p, whole genome shotgun sequence genomic DNA contains:
- the LOC103703537 gene encoding UMP-CMP kinase isoform X2, translating into MSSDNENRAMIWDIIKEGKIVPSEITVNLIRRAIESSKNHKILIDGFPRSDENRIAFERIVGVEPDLVLFFDCPEEEMVKRVLNRNQGRIDDNIETIKKRLKVFEKLNLPVINHYSAKGKVYKINAEGTADEIFEKVRPLFASLSI; encoded by the exons ATGTCCTCTGATAATGAAAACAG AGCAATGATCTGGGACATAATCAAGGAAGGAAAGATTGTTCCATCAGAAATAACAGTCAATTTGATCCGCAGAGCAATTGAATCAAGCAAGAACCATAAAATTCTAATTGATGGTTTTCCTCGGAGTGATGAAAATCGAATTGCTTTTGAACGAATA GTTGGAGTAGAACCAGACCTTGTTCTCTTCTTTGACTGCCCAGAGGAGGAAATGGTGAAACGAGTGCTAAACCGTAATCAG GGGAGAATTGATGATAATATTGAGACGATAAAGAAACGACTTAAAGTGTTTGAGAAATTAAATCTTCCTGTTATTAACCATTACTCTGCAAAGGGAAAAGTTTACAAG ATCAATGCAGAGGGAACTGCGGATGAGATTTTTGAAAAAGTTCGTCCCCTGTTTGCTTCCTTAAG CATCTGA
- the LOC103703535 gene encoding probable 2-oxoglutarate-dependent dioxygenase AOP1, whose amino-acid sequence MASKALVKLPRLDLSDEGLQPGSESWGLVRAQVRQALETFGCFEAVFPKVPEELRRAIFPALDELFSLPTEAKLRNISDKPSHGYVGQYPHLPLFESMGIEDAEIPEEAQKFTALMWPPHGNQSFSETICSFSKHVGELDQMVRRMVLESLGVEKYLDSHMQLTRYVLRVMKYKGPDTAEATMGLGAHSDSNIVTILYQNQDGLEIQTKDGRWIPVSTSPDSFVVMTGDSFTAWSNGRVHAPEHRVMMTGSEVRYSAGLFAMPKAGHLVRAPDELVDEEHPLLYKPFDHMDFLRFHRTRLNQTVKAALNEFCGA is encoded by the exons ATGGCTTCCAAGGCCCTTGTGAAGCTCCCCAGATTAGATCTCTCGGATGAGGGCTTGCAGCCGGGATCGGAGAGCTGGGGCCTGGTCCGAGCCCAAGTCCGGCAAGCGCTGGAGACCTTCGGATGCTTTGAGGCGGTCTTCCCCAAAGTCCCAGAAGAGCTCCGGAGGGCCATTTTCCCTGCTTTGGATGAGCTTTTCTCCCTTCCCACCGAGGCCAAGCTTCGAAACATTTCCGACAAGCCGAGTCATGGCTACGTAGGCCAATACCCACACCTACCTCTCTTCGAGAGCATGGGAATCGAGGATGCCGAAATCCCTGAAGAAGCCCAGAAATTCACAGCTCTCATGTGGCCGCCCCATGGCAACCAAAGCTTCAg CGAGACCATATGCTCTTTCTCGAAGCATGTCGGGGAATTGGATCAAATGGTGAggagaatggttttggaaagcCTGGGAGTGGAAAAATACCTGGATTCCCACATGCAATTGACCCGCTATGTTCTTCGAGTGATGAAGTACAAAGGACCTGACACGGCCGAGGCAACGATGGGCCTCGGCGCTCACAGCGACAGCAACATAGTCACCATTCTGTATCAGAATCAAGACGGGCTCGAGATACAAACCAAGGATGGGCGCTGGATCCCAGTCTCCACCTCGCCGGACTCCTTCGTTGTCATGACTGGAGATTCTTTTACG GCATGGAGTAATGGTAGGGTGCACGCCCCAGAACACCGGGTCATGATGACAGGGAGCGAGGTGAGGTATTCTGCAGGCTTGTTTGCGATGCCGAAAGCCGGCCATTTGGTGAGAGCTCCGGACGAGCTGGTAGATGAAGAGCATCCCTTGCTCTACAAGCCCTTTGATCACATGGACTTCCTTCGGTTTCATCGCACCAGGCTGAATCAGACTGTGAAGGCAGCCTTGAATGAGTTCTGTGGTGCATGA
- the LOC103703536 gene encoding protein GRAVITROPIC IN THE LIGHT 1-like, whose protein sequence is MLRTGPREMQSHDNNNQKVYPQPMDESGKQNKDSMEALISKIFSNISSLKAAYIQLQEAHTPYDPDQIQAADKLVIEELMKLSELKHSYRDNNPKITSATPQDLRLVAEIQEQQSLLKTYEVMVKKFQSQIQTRDSEIVQMQQQIQESTQRKLKLEKKLKQRGLFSKEPEDSEEENNFFSVELTPNLFSSAVDTLYKSIHDFSKPLINMMKAAGWDLDAAANAIEPAVVYARRAHKKYAFESHICQRMFSGFHEKSFSVEAGGLSTSNEGFFHQFLAVRVMDPLDILSQNPDSVFGKFCRMKYLLVVHPKMEGSFFGNVDQRNYVMSGGHPRTPFYQAFLKLAKSIWMLHRLAYSFDPKVKVFQVRNGSKFSEVYMDSVVKNIISGEEDQIPKVGLMVMPGFMIGESVIRSQVYLSGVKCAE, encoded by the coding sequence ATGCTACGAACAGGACCCAGGGAAATGCAGAGCCATGATAACAACAATCAGAAGGTTTATCCTCAACCAATGGATGAGAGTGGGAAGCAGAATAAGGACTCCATGGAGGCTCTCATATCCAAGATTTTTAGTAATATTTCCTCTCTCAAAGCAGCATATATTCAACTCCAGGAAGCTCATACTCCCTATGACCCAGACCAGATTCAGGCTGCTGATAAGCTTGTTATAGAGGAGCTCATGAAGCTGTCCGAGCTCAAGCATTCCTATAGGGATAACAACCCCAAAATCACATCAGCAACACCTCAAGATTTGCGTCTAGTTGCAGAAATACAAGAGCAACAAAGCTTATTAAAAACTTATGAGGTCATGGTAAAAAAATTTCAGTCCCAGATTCAGACTAGAGACTCCGAGATTGTTCAGATGCAGCAACAAATTCAGGAGTCAACTCAGAGAAAGCTGAAACTCGAGAAGAAGCTCAAGCAGAGGGGTTTGTTTTCCAAGGAACCTGAGGACTCTGAAGAAGAAAATAACTTCTTCTCTGTTGAGTTGACCCCAAACTTGTTCTCTTCTGCTGTAGATACACTGTATAAATCCATCCATGATTTCTCAAAGCCTTTGATTAACATGATGAAAGCAGCAGGGTGGGACCTTGATGCAGCAGCCAATGCAATTGAACCAGCGGTTGTCTATGCAAGGAGGGCACACAAAAAGTATGCATTTGAGTCGCACATTTGCCAGAGAATGTTCAGCGGATTCCACGAAAAGAGTTTCTCTGTCGAGGCAGGTGGTCTTTCTACATCTAATGAGGGATTCTTCCATCAATTTCTTGCTGTAAGAGTCATGGATCCATTGGATATATTGAGCCAAAACCCGGATTCAGTTTTTGGAAAGTTTTGCAGGATGAAGTACTTACTGGTTGTTCACCCTAAGATGGAGGGATCTTTCTTTGGTAATGTGGACCAGAGGAACTATGTAATGAGCGGTGGGCATCCTAGGACACCATTCTACCAGGCATTTCTGAAGTTAGCAAAGTCAATATGGATGTTGCACAGGTTGGCATATTCCTTTGATCCGAAAGTTAAAGTTTTTCAGGTGAGAAATGGAAGCAAGTTCTCAGAGGTCTATATGGACAGTGTGGTGAAGAACATTATTTCAGGCGAGGAAGATCAAATACCTAAAGTTGGGCTTATGGTGATGCCAGGTTTTATGATCGGGGAAAGTGTTATACGATCCCAGGTTTATCTTTCAGGTGTGAAGTGTGCTGAATGA
- the LOC103703534 gene encoding 21 kDa protein yields the protein MEVITSRSLASPALFLLVLCFSAETLASAHSSAPVDFIRASCGATLYPALCVECLKSYASVVRRSPRQLARTALAVTADRAQSASTFVSRLTPGSKSARSREAGAVQDCLETMSDSVDGLRRSVREMRRMGRAGSDRFMWHLDNVQTWVSAALTDQSTCLDSLAQNASGRLRAAIRKKVVVVSHLTSNALALVNRLDPRN from the coding sequence ATGGAGGTAATAACCAGCCGATCTCTCGCCTCCCCTGCTCTATTTCTCCTGGTTCTCTGCTTCTCCGCCGAAACGCTGGCCTCTGCCCACTCCTCCGCCCCGGTCGACTTCATCCGCGCGTCGTGCGGCGCCACCCTGTACCCGGCCCTCTGCGTGGAGTGCCTCAAATCCTACGCCTCGGTAGTCCGCCGGAGCCCCCGCCAGCTCGCCCGGACCGCCCTCGCCGTCACCGCCGACCGTGCCCAGTCCGCCTCCACCTTCGTGTCCCGGCTCACCCCCGGCTCCAAGTCGGCCCGGTCCAGGGAGGCCGGCGCGGTCCAGGACTGCCTCGAGACCATGTCGGATAGCGTGGACGGGCTCCGCCGGTCGGTCCGGGAGATGCGCCGCATGGGCCGGGCCGGGAGCGACCGTTTCATGTGGCACCTCGACAACGTCCAGACCTGGGTCAGCGCGGCTCTCACGGACCAGTCCACCTGTCTCGACAGCCTCGCCCAGAACGCCAGCGGCCGCCTCCGGGCCGCCATCCGGAAGAAGGTGGTCGTGGTCTCCCATCTCACCAGCAACGCCCTGGCCCTCGTGAACCGGCTCGACCCGAGGAACTAA